The genome window tctttgtcttgataagtctgtatcatgatttgtctattttacttctcctctccaagagaccctttttagtgatactgattttggctatttttttttttaatcatttctttttttttaaatttctgctttgatttttatcattttttccccttctattcactttggggaattttgcctgatttttcttctttctctaaatgctttagattgtaggttatgttgattacttgagatgtgtacaatttatcaacttcactcttttactgctttagcatgctccataacttttggataatcatgttttaaatattattttcttctaagatttttctttcattttctctcacatttcatgagtgatctcttggccatgtacagttgtatttattcatctacatggattcatgtttctcacagtcctcacctgcaaattctgctatgtaaatcataacattgtggttaaaaaaaaaaaaaaaaagattaataccattaccactatctcaaatttatcaaggcttgatttgagatccattttgtgatatatcttgaagatattttattttcactttagaaaaagtgtgtattctgctctgcttcagtgaaatgtactatacgtatcaattaactttgtctggtctcgtgtgcctttgaacacttgtgtttcattttaaactttatttctaaattggaggatagtttctttccagtgttgtgttggcttctgctgtacaacagtgtgtattagcatataggaggccaaagtctttttgtgtgtgtgtgttgttgagtgtctgttacttattcatttttctagtccctatagaaatgtttattgtcttttccccattccatttctagaatgttttatcacctttactaccacaacatccaagttattttcaaggagcctgcctactttttctttcgttatgttttgagtttttaccacattcctttgcctacaacatatttctctgacttcacatttccctactgcgttcctcatcatttcttcccaaacttctgcataatagttattgctcctcgtctccactccaagttgataaaattagttgagtgtctagtgtgggctttgcagttggagagactgacaactatgttcttgaatctgcagttgagtcttccgtctctaatggtgataccatatctgttcatgtcatttgtagatgtctatagaattagtctgacattaggcagtctatttgctgaagattggttgcgtttttctgtcttgcttgttgtgtagtgtgaggcatcagccctgggttgtgtaggcagttgggtgccgTACATCTGAcattaagaaagaggccttcaacgagactgtcaccagttaataatcagtgtagacaggaattctctagtgtcccatgatcctggtctcagtgtgaaaggttgtaatggaatgcaaagagctgggattcttggcctccagaggagaggaattcaatctggggccagagataaggctggatcactcagagctttgtataataaaattttattaaaatatcaatgagatagagaaaacttctcatataggcatcagaatggggcagaaagagtaccctcctgctagtcttcagctggatattatatagtcactagtagtctgttaatgaaagaaaggaatgttttaaaactcagagtggtaccaggccccctcacacataagatgcattttgggataatcttggcatcagatgattcatcccgggccataaaatgattgtcttgaagaaggatagattatcatacaaatgattcatttacatagattagggaaatattatccgagtatgacatactggtttgtcaagtaggttctgagccattaggaggaactgacttaagaacagagtttggggtaaaagcatagtacattagcatagtttaagacaaacatttccataagaaaaatgcattggttatctcaaggtttgagaatagttaacttcagatgaaaccaggtgtcattctggcaatataacattttaagagaaacctccttttaaatttgtataaagacagaaaaaaaaaatattgctagtttgtttcctcctgctacttaagagagataaaaatgtctgatactttcaggccaaatccttcatttggagaccccagccttcctgcctgttaccctctcagatgatgacagcagaaaatatcaggcccaacttatgcccagagaactacaataccatagtgatagattgaggagattaaaaaagtaacatagataaatggtaaataaataagtaaaaggtgccacaagcaataaacactacagagaagacaacagattcataatgagagccaatcaagtaaatctcaaggcaaaaaacaccaccagagtagagtgccaactgaaaaataaagaaagcaaatctgacaagaagagcaggacagcccccacagaataacagaaaaccacagttaatatagaaatgcatacccatgttaaagaatgaagtgatgcaacagcaactaaaggcacagaaaataggaaaccaaagtaaaagtagaaatagctatacaaaaaataaaaatgtagttgaaataatcttcaagatcaaatcaatgtgtagtaacaaagaagcatacaactgagaaaaatagtgcacaaacaacacaacaattcaatgcatcaaaagaataatacatatttccttgtgtctcatctgtgagtgtcctagtgctcaacatgggcaagaggacaattacacctctttgggaagttctccaaagatggagagaactggattctggatatctctaagggcacctcagactcaaaactgctataattcctgtgcgttcttatagctgcctgagcctgggcatttttttttttttttttttttgacctcttctcagctttggatgtaatccgtagacacagggtctgcatcattaatcctgtgtatttaatctgcagcatgcacaactggatggaagattcataatcctctttcttaatggctctgtccctgggcctcaggtgtaaatttcatccttcctcacatgtggtcaccaaatgtgtctgacttgagacacttgtggtgcactggggtctgccatgatgagcacagaaggttaaggtacagctgcttggaattctggaaacatggtggtgctagttatgaataggagccagcagccatagacagaagaggttttgcctgaatgggatccttttctagcctgtgtttgcaggagcatgagtggtacttctgctggtctttctctattgccttatagtaggtgttaacaggtgggaaggtgaggcgctaccaaggtatctctgcctcctgagtgtgacacagtacagtcgctttggcagtttgggaattctcaaaaggtattccctgctacacaatgACTCGTACCTGCTCCAtcaggccatttccacatagtcaacagcagtcctctcccaggatccctctaaatcccttcttaattccttttcactcaggtatgtctggaacccacatgggacactctggtgagcagggtcttctgctatttgatgctgtgggagaactattgtccttgcagaagtattatttgtgatccatttattgagagagttgcatttcacatctgcctacatttctgccttcttggaacttctcagtttttcctggaaagctcaattattatttttttccttgacagaaaaacatgaaacattagttgccatgaatcaatctgtttgatgggacattgcttacctacacacgtaactggtactactttgactttcaatatgcaatcaagcatattgtgttgtctttttttctttcccccttggaaatttctcttaatgaggaattgtcatcagcatgaagaaatgcagaactttccacataaaatataatagcaaaattgggctcaaaaaggcagcacttgaatatctctagctattttttgaacgttcctgacattttcccagcgtacaaatgtctaacttcagatctcaaagcgcaattccattcagtagatatcaaaggtgagacttccatgggcataatttaattattgtataataagatggcaagttcataggaaattaccagttggtacttgactacttgaaaaaagagagaaaacgacagcaatgaccaaaaaataaaattgaaaaaaaaaaaaacaaaacaggaatgtgtagttagttatttaattataagaggtacacatgaattgatgtttgtatcacagaataagcaaggagatagcatacaatcatctatatctgcttaactgtctctgctaatgacttggacactgtggatcacacacaaaccaaaaaaaaagaaagaaagaaagaaagaaacataattttgtaaaattattagagataagaatacaagaataccttatatgtctcctgggaatcgtgtgtgctagtaaaggtgcagcagttagaattggacaggggacaatgaactaattcaaaattgggaaaggaacaagtcaaagctatatattgttgtcctgattatttaacttctgtgcagagaacaccatgaaaaaataaaaatctagatgaatctcaagttagaaaccgaatttatgtgggagatatgaataaccttagttatcccagtgacaacaccaaaatgacagaagaaatataataattaaggcgcctgttgatgaaagtattatctgtttcaaatatagacatctgaaatgagatagtcctacataaaagatgaaattctcagtttcacatatgaaaacctagataaagatttcagggtgtgaaacatgaaattctccattattcacatatacaaatctggagaaagattttccaacgtaaagtacgaattctctgtacatcatacatgaatgtatggacacgaaatattctgcagaaaatgtagaatttttttacattagagttatgaaaatatggatgcagattctttgacaggaaatacaaaaatgtctgtttcacatatccacacatggtcacatgaaacatgaattttttcatatttgtcatttgaaaatatttgtgaggtctttccttcatgaaatattgaatactgtctatttaccatttgaaaaacctgtgttaattttcctacaagaaatatagaattttcccacagattttcatgcttgggctctgaaattctctatcttttcatcaagaatgtttggaaggtattctgatatgagattcggaattctgtgtatttcccatttgacaatctggggagaaatgttctcatatgaaatatgaattctcaattgttcacaagtgaaacattttccagatttgtacacatgaaagagaatttcccgtcattcagaaattaagatctgagctaaaccgcaaacatcaaacagctatatttcatgtatatcctgaataccatatagagttttctgtatttctttgataaaaatctgggtgaagatttccctataagaaatagggaataatatactttacacatgtaaaatcaaaacccttatgattagacagtggaattgataaatagatgcaggggattctatctgacagatgagtgcctgaagacctatggatggaggttagtgatatcgtataggaaaaagtgatcaagaccatccacatgaaaaagaaatgaaaaatggtaaagttacgaggcctcacaaagagctgagaagaggagcgaagctaaacaaaaaggggaaaaagaaaacaataaccctgtatcagatcagatcagatcagtcactcagtcatgtccaactctttgtgactccatgaattgcagcatggcaggcctctctgtccatcaccaattcccggagttcactgagaggagacagcaaaagagacacagatgtatataactgtcttttggactctgtgggagagggagagggtgggatgatttgggagaatggcattgaaacatgtataatatcatatatgaaatgagtcaccagtccaggttccatgcacaatactggatgcttggggctggtgcactgggatgacccagagggatggtatggggatggaggagggaggaggtttcaggatggggaacacatgtatatctgtggaagattcattttgatatatggcaaaactaatatgatattgtaaaattaaaaaataaaataaaataaagcaaaccttagagggaaaaatgaacattcacagtgttgtgtaactattgacactatttctggaatgttttcatcattcttcctgccagccgtgttaaaggacaattttgcaacacctataaatgtttttattttattttaaaatgcaaaatattttgattcattgttttaatcaatttggaacatgtgttcaaatagaaaataaatgttaactgctccctctcaatctgtatttatataataataaatctggatagcacataaaaagaaaagaaaagaaaattttacacatttggatgaagatccccaaagaattgcaaggagaggtaaaaccaccctcagttatcaatgtcaataaataaagcaaatcaatagaactggaaagtctactgatctcttcaagaaaatcacagataccaagggaaaatgtcatgcaatcatgggcacaataaaggacagaaatggtatggatgtagccaaaacagaaactgttaagaagaggtgggaagaatacatggatgaaatgtgcacaaaagatcttcatgacccagttaagcacgatggtgtgattgttcacctgaggacccgatgtcctggaatgtgaagtctagtgggacttaggaagcataacgacaaacaaagcttgtggaggtgatggaattcagttgagatatttcaaattctaaaagatgatgatatgagtgtgctgccctccatatgccagcaaatttgggagactcagcagtggccagaggactggaaatggtcagttttcattccaaccacaaagaaaggcaatccaaagaatgtccaaactaccacttaattgcacatgtctgacacacttgcccagaactgctcagaattccccaagccaggcttcaacagaatgtgaaccatgagctcccagatgttcaagctggatttataaagggcagaggaacccgagattcaattgtcaacacccgttgggtcctccaaaaggcaagagaactccaggaaagcagctactcttatttgactatgccaaagactttgactgacacaacaaaacaacacacacacaaaaagtcacatcaaaacgtgaaatattcttccaaacatcggaatacatgcctcctgagaattcttacatccatgtaaataaaataaatatttatcaacttggaaaattttctcagtcaataggaaaggtgaattatgatagtagtgcaggttatagaatgttgttgagtaatgtgtagagcatttgattggttattacatttctttattgataattcagtaagcacttaaaatgtgtcattttcaggctctatgtttcagctgttgtgaaagatacataaagagggtagacccaaaacacattgaagatatctgtactctccttcgtaggagggcaaacagtagttccttccaaccgcaagaaatagttgagacaaagttgttagaaggggcttagcataaggtaaggtaaggttaggtaagtcacttcagttgtgtttgactctaggcgaccccatagacggcagcccaacaggcccccacatccctgggattctccaggcaaggacactggagtgggttgccattttcttctccaatgcatgaaagtgaaaagtgaaagtgaagtcgctgagtcgtgtccaactcttagcgaccccatggactgcagcctacctggctcctctgaccataggattttccaggcaagagtactggagcgtggtgtcattgccctctctgagggcttagcatgactgaaaataatttgtgattgtagcttcagaagagaaagataatgaaatgactaaggaaaacagatatcatgtcttccaagaactttgtaaccatgctgatgtgctgcagtaatgaccaggaatttattctgtctctatggggacagataagcaacatctaaacatgcatttgaaattatagggtggaatcttggtgtcaggaaatgaaGACGTAccttaaggacagcagcgcaaatatgaccctatagaatacTACTTGTAAAGTACACAAcgtgtgctgaccatgggccagtcactgattatatcatgctatcttttctatcacagtgatggtataattgtgatcatgattttggatgtactacaatatctatattttcagggacaaaattaatttctataatgaaaacaatctgctgtctaatctttaagactctaccagtaactaatagaatataatatgtgaatgtgctgaagatcatactgtgtatttttatttatctaattttatttgcatctctttcttcacccataccatcctaatttagacaccccttcatttcagcagggatgatttcagaaatcactttacatccattacctcttttcccttgcttctcattttcttgcttacaaatattatatcaggtgtcatttacctaggatgcataacgaatgctttcttgaactgaagagtttggaataccatgcagtaaaatagtaaaccaatgaactaaagcctcattttctcttctttgtttaaaaattgaaaatgaaactatgaagatgaacatgtaaatttattgttcaaatacaggaatggtaggtatttgttgacatctcccaaagtaacgttcaatcttccttaggctccataatctgacacgtatttggtaggtcagttttaattagcatggtttccatataatggtgattgttgatgagttgacttgaaagagaggaagcagatgtgtaagtgcttgttggcactgagaaccacgagttgcctgtctcttgcaggttaggaaaaggattgtcatggcctgacatatcgctatgcctgactggaaatttagaaggctccaccatcagtccagaataagtgctctgtaatggggatacaatgtggttctgagaagtagatgtagttgtagtagcaaagtcctcaatggggccatttacttgagtgtagctgctatgtgaatgccaattaaaaatgctcaacttttttaaaacagcaggttgatttaccaaaatctgttctgtttgtctaaccgatattggtgatgggtggttaggtaagtcacatggagatagggcatttgtataagtgacaatctggatggtatgaggcttttgtatgaaaggcacaggtaaacgtgtggaggctgaaaatgcgctctctctactaatttctggaataaattcagagttacgatcatcttcgttgacacttgctttaacatgcttcttgttatcttgcactaatgaagatatttgagacacattattaatcccaactcttctttgcactcttaataaaagttgaggatgacctcttttgaaatttggattatagtaggtctgtaactaaaatcaaaggattacattatttagtttctttataaaccaaggtaaaactgacaagcaaagctaagttataaaaatgtattcctttaatgaaaccaactaaatagcatcaaataaaacacctccattagtagtttaacaggtaacatgttagaaagaatatgatcctcaatgaaaaatatattttatatatacagtaaataccactttaagttgcttcaggacttatatctggtttcacagtgctaggaaagtttgtcaaacatccaatattttaacatatccagctgttctcaacttcaaaaaataaaactttttaacgatttgttagctcaagtttaaattcggttttagctacatatgtaaatgtgctttctaggtcacatgatttcatcttacgtattgccaataagtgaaaatgttggaataccttactcaaaagagagatgttgttttcttcttccagaaagacaggtagtgaagcagatctttgaaaagtttgtcgctttttactaaatccataaaggttaagctgtcgaattaaactcttcatactcttggtttcaaatattctgaaaggtgcctttctttccaagacttctttcttaaagagttcttcgtggatcactatacatgtgcctctctcatcccaccaaatagattcaaactgatcactttcaactatattccaaagtttttgtggaaaggtgagtgaaagaaaattagtcacctcatctgtttcagatacagaatatttgtagcatggcctttttatcacaagatcctcagacaaagcctgaaaagcatattcttcaatcatagatctcaaaactgagtccctagtaagtgtataatcatacaaagacctaatggaggtttctgaatcagttgattcatccttaggaggcccatcttgaatttctgaaggtatatgtgccatctcagagaaatctttcttcagatccttttctcatttgtctgattttactgaccactacttcaaaaattgcttggctggccaacagagagaaactctctagaccatcgcagaggtcctcaaagtcaaaaggctgtgacatcacaaaatcacttgtctcctagcaatcaaagggtagctgtgacatcacaaaatcactggtctcctagccattgaaaggtgatgttcagctaggctttacttcagcatcaacttaaaaatacagcctgcttacagaaatagtaaccaaaaccatgaagcatgcaaaatctcattcctaaagaatttttacacagaaaaatcacatcaataaatctacttggtttctgaaatacaagtgatttatcacccttctatacacacatttttcatattcagtactgttacccaagcaaaattggtctactggcctctgcaataaaatcttttaactgtctggtttcaactactctgtggtctctgtacttaactttcagcctggctggggctttggcatctctaaaactgttcataggataatgctcaggatgttattgatggcccttgaggaggaactaaagacccttgaatttgactaatggctaaatcattattattctctatcacttgattattatccttagattctgtcttttctagcctcactgtttaaaattacttttttttaattgttttgtgtgtattttattttatt of Bos taurus isolate L1 Dominette 01449 registration number 42190680 breed Hereford chromosome Y, ARS-UCD2.0, whole genome shotgun sequence contains these proteins:
- the LOC132344553 gene encoding heat shock transcription factor, Y-linked-like encodes the protein MAHIPSEIQDGPPKDESTDSETSIRSLYDYTLTRDSVLRSMIEEYAFQALSEDLVIKRPCYKYSVSETDEVTNFLSLTFPQKLWNIVESDQFESIWWDERGTCIVIHEELFKKEVLERKAPFRIFETKSMKSLIRQLNLYGFSKKRQTFQRSASLPVFLEEENNISLLSKLQTYYNPNFKRGHPQLLLRVQRRVGINNVSQISSLVQDNKKHVKASVNEDDRNSEFIPEISRESAFSASTRLPVPFIQKPHTIQIVTYTNALSPCDLPNHPSPISVRQTEQILVNQPAVLKKLSIFNWHSHSSYTQVNGPIEDFATTTTSTSQNHIVSPLQSTYSGLMVEPSKFPVRHSDMSGHDNPFPNLQEYVFIS